The following proteins are co-located in the Dermochelys coriacea isolate rDerCor1 chromosome 4, rDerCor1.pri.v4, whole genome shotgun sequence genome:
- the CRACD gene encoding capping protein-inhibiting regulator of actin dynamics isoform X5: MGTRAFSHDSIFIPDGQAESEQAVQAMSQDKILGKVKTLQQQLSKSIKFRQLPQMTISEKTMEEANASLEEDLLLSSPMEIETQQDTVLLDSNNKLSDTPDSLSPMSVPGTGHEVEKKVTPVKSSRSKRNISSAGTIESINLDAVPQAVARLDNSAAKHKLSIKPKKQRLTRKHRRLTKESQSVTVTEFEQENPKNPQYRERYPDDHGCIATAKPTQNRGGQKHLELADEKRKQDDHWRMLEAEKKRQMAEAEGKKHLEEQRCQEVEEMQRQQERKHCEEEKRQHLLKEEKHLKIKEQRHQEEEKRQEEEWRLKELEEQKRLDERRQQELEEQKRLDERRQQELEEQKRLDERRQQELEEQKRLDERRQQELEEQKRLDKWRQQELEERRRVELEEQKRKELEEQRCHEIGKQHREEEKKRQEEQKRQELEEQRQEFEKRHFQAEEKLEQEEEAKRLEELSQHQKEKKKRQGEQTVQKMEKQKTQEEQKRHEPAEQTHLESEEREQQGKFKVRQEESNEQELKEQAEIHVDGQQHLEKQKEQEQALRQQQVKEEVCSGDAGNESMEKQLQEESNQQKTKQSQKGKEIVLEKLTPKQKREVETQEQKIGEELRWQEVDERQATHRPFTFQVSSGEKQIIFEKVNLSPVTPVKEAVHLSALKESKTHKFSKGSPALPYSFCVPHTAILVTGAQLCGTAVNLNQIKDTACKSLLGLTEEKKNLDFPPPENTQKTTLDSKSSRSKMKYTQETLNNQDILAEWASIRSRILKSAENSKLNEKDRVSVCRYSDDWTPKGRGASHANLRKTLSANAKFSITPAWQKFSETSKPNADAESACGAEGTEPENTRKKTDSSNDANDDAAARNETAACKDNVTEMATKSETHLEMANYTEGYKFAKDLPSFLVPSLSHSPGIELPQSESPTTLESQQNTGTRKLDKTAPHEEENVSPFGIKLRRTNYSLRFHYDQLAEQKKKKRYSAGDSFDGVPAPLFTTESGKETINTTLKDNISPSLERRDATVNVLQDSSNNVLENSDTTVTLLFPSTNSQIPLPSHEKPVCKSSLQQKPALAPKPTNQTPPSSPLSKMNRSNLADKFGQRAAKPESDTTWKKEDSKVNVVHSPAQNENKNEEEETREKKSFFPSITMPWREKADKKPEPLKKRKASSPEQAFFRWFQIDGKS; this comes from the exons caACAGTTGTCCAAGAGTATTAAATTTAGACAACTACCACAAATGACAATTTCTGAGAAGACAATGGAGGAGGCAAATGCTAGTTTAGAAGAGGACTTATTACTCAGTAGCCCAATGGAGATTGAGACTCAACAGGACACAGTGCTCTTGGACAGCAATAATAAA TTAAGTGACACTCCAGATTCATTAAGCCCTATGAGCGTACCTGGGACAGGACATGAAGTGGAGAAGAAG GTCACTCCAGTCAAATCGTCTCggtcaaaaagaaacatttcctcTGCTGGCACAATTGAATCAATCAATCTTGATGCGGTCCCCCAGGCAGTCGCTCGTCTGGACAACAGCGCGGCTAAGCACAAACTCTCCATAAAGCCAAAAAAACAGAGGCTGACAAGAAAACACAGAAGATTAACAAAG GAGTCACAAAGCGTAACAGTGACAGAGTTTGAGCAagaaaacccaaaaaacccccaGTACAGAGAGAGATACCCAGATGACCATGGGTGCATTGCCACAGCTAAGCCAACCCAGAACAGAGGGGGCCAAAAGCATCTTGAGTTAGCAGATGAGAAAAGAAAGCAAGATGATCACTGGAGAATGCTCGAGgctgaaaagaaaagacaaatggcagaagcagagggaaaaaaacatcTGGAAGAACAAAGATGCCAGGAAGTTGAAGAGATGCAAAGGCAACAGGAGAGAAAGCATTGTGAGGAAGAGAAAAGGCAGCATCTCCTTAAGGAGgagaaacatttgaaaataaaagagcAGAGGcaccaggaggaggagaaaagacaaGAAGAAGAATGGAGACTAAAAGAACTGGAGGAGCAGAAAAGACTGGACGAACGGAGACAACAGGAACTGGAGGAGCAGAAAAGACTGGACGAACGGAGACAacaggagctggaggagcagaAAAGACTGGACGAACGGAGACAacaggagctggaggagcagaAAAGACTGGACGAACGGAGACAacaggagctggaggagcagaAAAGACTGGACAAATGGAGACAACAGGAACTGGAAGAACGGAGACGAGTGGAACTGGAggagcagaaaagaaaagaactggaAGAACAAAGGTGTCATGAAATTGGAAAACAGCAtcgggaggaagaaaaaaagagacaagaggaacaaaaaagacaagaactgGAAGAACAGAGACAAGAATTTGAAAAAAGGCATTTTCAGGCTGAAGAGAAGCTGGAGCAGGAGGAAGAAGCTAAGAGATTGGAAGAACTAAGCCAgcatcagaaggaaaaaaagaagagacaAGGAGAACAAACTGTACAAAAAATGGAGAAGCAAAAGACACaagaagaacaaaaaagacaTGAGCCAGCAGAACAAACACACCTGGAGAGTGAAGAGAGAGAACAACAGGGGAAATTTAAAGTAAGGCAAGAGGAATCAAATGAACAAGAACTAAAAGAACAGGCAGAAATACATGTGGATGGACAACAGCATCTGgaaaagcaaaaagaacaagagcaaGCCTTAAGACAGCAACAGGTCAAAGAAGAAGTGTGTTCTGGGGATGCTGGTAATGAATCCATGGAGAAGCAGCTTCAAGAAGaatcaaaccaacaaaaaacaaaacaatcacagaaagggaaagaaatagTGCTAGAAAAGCTAACACCAAAACAGAAGAGAGAAGTCGAAACTCAGGAGCAGAAGATAGGGGAAGAACTACGGTggcaggaagtagatgaaaggcAGGCTACGCACAGACCATTCACGTTTCAAGTGTCATCGGGAGAGAAACAGATTATATTTGAGAAAGTGAATTTGAGCCCCGTTACTCCTGTCAAAGAGGCAGTGCACCTTTCTGCCCTCAAAGAATCCAAGACCCACAAATTTAGCAAAGGTTCTCCTGCACTTCCCTATTCTTTCTGTGTCCCCCACACAGCTATTTTGGTTACTGGAGCACAGCTTTGTGGCACTGCCGTAAACCTGAATCAGATCAAAGATACAGCTTGTAAATCTTTACTTGGTttgacagaagaaaaaaaaaacctggatttTCCCCCACCAGAAAACACCCAGAAAACTACTCTTGATTCCAAATCTAGCCGCAGTAAAATGAAGTATACACAGGAGACATTGAACAACCAGGACATATTAGCTGAATGGGCTTCTATTAGATCTAGAATCCTAAAGAGTGCAGAAAACAGCAAGCTAAATGAAAAAGACCGAGTAAGTGTCTGTAGATACAGTGATGACTGGACTCCCAAAGGACGAGGTGCTTCCCATGCCAATTTAAGGAAAACACTTTCTGCGAATGCAAAATTTTCCATAACGCCAGCATGGCAGAAATTTTCAGAAACCTCAAAACCCAATGCAGATGCTGAGAGTGCCTGTGGTGCAGAAGGTACTGAACCAGAGAACACAAGAAAAAAGACAGATTCATCCAATGATGCAAATGATGATGCGGCTGCTCGCAATGAGACTGCAGCTTGTAAAGATAATGTGACTGAAATGGCAACAAAGAGTGAAACACACCTTGAAATGGCAAACTACACAGAAGGCTATAAGTTTGCCAAAGATCTTCCATCTTTCCTTGTTCCAAGCCTCTCTCATTCTCCAGGAATAGAACTGCCCCAATCAGAATCACCAACtactttggaaagtcagcagAACACTGGTACAAGAAAACTGGATAAAACAGCACCACATGAAGAAGAAAATGTTTCTCCATTTGGGATAAAGTTAAGAAGGACAAATTACTCCTTACGTTTTCACTATGATCAACTGGCggagcaaaagaaaaagaaaagatacagTGCAGGAGATAGTTTTGATGGTGTACCTGCCCCACTATTTACAACAGAAAGTGGAAAAGAAACCATTAATACCACTCTAAAAGACAATATATCTCCTAGCCTAGAGAGAAGGGATGCCACTGTTAATGTTTTACAAGACTCTTCAAATAATGTTTTGGAGAACTCAGACACAACAGTTACACTTCTATTCCCATCAACCAACAGCCAGATTCCTTTACCTAGTCATGAGAAACCTGTGTGTAAATCATCACTCCAACAAAAACCTGCATTAGCTCCAAAGCCCACAAACCAGACCCCGCCATCCTCTCCTCTCTCTAAAATGAACAGATCAAACTTAGCTGACAAATTTGGTCAAAGGGCGGCTAAACCAGAGTCAGACACCACCTGGAAAAAAGAAGACAGTAAAGTGAACGTGGTGCACTCACCAGCACAGAATGAGAACAAAAATGAAGAGGAAGAAACGAGAGAAAAGAAGTCATTTTTCCCATCTATCACCATGCCATGGAGAGAGAAAGCTGATAAAAAGCCTGAGCCACTGAAAAAA AGAAAAGCCAGTTCTCCAGAACAGGCATTCTTTAGATGGTTCCAAATTGATGGAAAAAGTTGA